One segment of Caldanaerobius polysaccharolyticus DSM 13641 DNA contains the following:
- a CDS encoding ribulokinase yields the protein MAKYSIGVDYGTESARALLLNIDTAQEVASSMMAYPHGVMDERLPDGTRLGQDWALEHPDDYIEVLKVIIPDVLRKSGVNKEDVIGIGIDFTACTILPIKKDGTPLCDLPEFAHNPHAYVKLWKHHAAQPEANKLNQIAAQRGEDFLSRYGGKISSEWLVPKVWQVLNEAPEVYEAADKFIEATDWVVMMLTGNERRNSCTAGYKAIWHKRKGYPSSDFYKALDPRLENLVDEKLSRDIYPLGTKAGELRPEMASLIGLNPGVAVAVGNVDAHVSVPAVGVTSPGKMVMVMGTSICHMVLGDREVEVPGMCGVVEDGIIPGLYGYEAGQSAVGDIFAWYVETCLPYEYKRQAEERGISAFGYLREKASSLKPGQSGLLALDWWNGNRSVLVDADLTGMILGMNLTTKPEEIYRALIEATAYGTRTIIEAFNRSGVEVKELYACGGLAEKDPLLMQIYADVTNLEIKVSQSAQTPALGAAMFGAVAAGKERGGFDSIFEAAKVIPRLKDTVYRPIPENVKVYDELFKEYKMLHDYFGRGQNDVMKRLKAIKERVANA from the coding sequence ATGGCTAAATACTCTATAGGCGTTGACTATGGCACAGAATCCGCCAGGGCTCTGCTGCTCAATATAGACACAGCCCAAGAAGTAGCTTCGTCTATGATGGCATATCCCCATGGCGTTATGGATGAGAGGCTACCCGATGGCACGCGGCTGGGTCAGGATTGGGCGCTGGAGCACCCTGACGACTACATCGAGGTCCTCAAAGTGATTATACCCGATGTCCTGAGAAAATCGGGGGTAAACAAGGAGGATGTCATAGGCATCGGCATAGACTTTACAGCTTGTACCATACTACCCATCAAAAAAGACGGCACGCCCCTGTGCGATTTACCTGAGTTTGCTCATAATCCTCACGCTTACGTTAAGCTGTGGAAACATCATGCGGCGCAGCCTGAAGCCAACAAGTTAAACCAGATAGCTGCCCAGCGAGGGGAGGACTTCCTTTCAAGGTATGGAGGCAAGATATCGTCAGAGTGGCTGGTCCCTAAGGTCTGGCAGGTGTTAAACGAGGCGCCGGAAGTATATGAAGCCGCAGATAAGTTCATCGAAGCCACCGATTGGGTGGTCATGATGCTCACAGGCAATGAGAGGCGAAATAGCTGTACAGCGGGCTATAAGGCCATATGGCACAAGCGAAAGGGCTATCCTTCCAGTGATTTTTACAAAGCCCTTGACCCCCGTCTAGAGAATCTGGTTGATGAAAAGCTCAGTAGGGACATATATCCCTTGGGCACAAAGGCAGGGGAATTGAGACCGGAGATGGCGTCACTTATAGGTTTAAATCCTGGAGTGGCAGTGGCAGTGGGTAATGTGGATGCCCATGTATCGGTGCCTGCGGTGGGAGTGACGTCGCCGGGCAAGATGGTCATGGTGATGGGCACGTCCATATGCCATATGGTCTTGGGCGACAGAGAAGTGGAGGTGCCCGGCATGTGCGGCGTTGTGGAGGATGGGATAATACCCGGATTGTACGGGTACGAAGCTGGGCAATCGGCTGTAGGGGACATATTTGCATGGTATGTAGAGACGTGCCTTCCTTATGAATACAAGAGACAGGCCGAAGAAAGGGGAATTAGCGCTTTTGGGTATTTAAGGGAGAAAGCCTCTAGTTTAAAGCCGGGACAGAGCGGGTTGTTAGCCTTAGACTGGTGGAATGGCAACAGGTCTGTGCTGGTAGATGCTGATCTTACGGGTATGATCCTAGGGATGAATCTCACCACCAAGCCTGAAGAGATATACAGGGCTTTGATTGAGGCGACGGCCTACGGCACCAGGACCATTATAGAGGCGTTTAACCGCAGCGGTGTGGAAGTAAAAGAGCTGTATGCTTGCGGAGGTCTTGCGGAAAAAGATCCTCTTTTAATGCAGATATACGCTGATGTAACCAACCTGGAAATAAAGGTGTCGCAATCGGCTCAAACACCGGCGCTGGGTGCTGCCATGTTTGGTGCTGTAGCAGCGGGCAAAGAGAGGGGAGGTTTTGACAGCATATTTGAAGCAGCAAAAGTAATACCTCGATTAAAGGATACAGTGTACAGGCCGATACCTGAAAACGTGAAGGTATACGATGAGCTGTTTAAGGAGTACAAAATGCTCCACGATTACTTTGGCAGAGGGCAGAATGATGTGATGAAGAGGTTAAAAGCTATAAAGGAGAGGGTTGCCAATGCTTGA
- a CDS encoding aliphatic sulfonate ABC transporter substrate-binding protein has translation MYHVKALKALSVISLLLAIITFTTACDTKTQSKNSTIRIGFFPNITHSQALIGKAQGQFQKALGEKNKIEWKQFNAGPAEIEALLSGQIDIGYIGPGPAVNGYARSNGELQIIAGAADAGAILISRKDLKIKNLKELSGKKVAIPQFGNTQDLCLRGILKENGLKDITKGGTVEIVQAENPDIKVLLDRGEIDAALVPEPWGSRMIKEVNANIVLDYDSILNNGNYATAVVIARKEFIKEHPDIVEKFLKTHVELTEFINNNREKAMEIVNSQLNELTKKPLSEDILTSSFNRLKITYDPERNSVVDFVNLSLDTGFLKQKPDLKGLFNLDILNKVLKEEGRPQIK, from the coding sequence ATGTACCATGTTAAAGCTTTGAAAGCATTGTCCGTTATATCGTTACTCCTTGCGATAATAACTTTTACCACAGCGTGCGATACAAAAACACAAAGCAAAAATTCCACTATAAGAATCGGTTTTTTCCCCAACATAACGCACTCGCAGGCGCTGATAGGAAAAGCCCAGGGTCAGTTTCAAAAAGCGTTGGGAGAGAAAAACAAGATTGAATGGAAGCAGTTCAACGCAGGTCCCGCTGAAATAGAGGCGCTGCTCTCGGGACAAATAGACATTGGGTACATAGGCCCAGGGCCAGCAGTAAATGGATACGCCAGGTCAAATGGTGAACTTCAGATAATAGCAGGAGCTGCAGATGCAGGGGCTATACTGATCTCCAGAAAAGACCTTAAAATCAAAAATCTCAAAGAACTAAGTGGAAAAAAGGTCGCTATCCCCCAGTTTGGAAACACCCAGGATTTGTGTTTAAGAGGCATACTCAAAGAAAATGGGTTGAAAGACATAACCAAAGGAGGAACAGTAGAGATCGTACAGGCCGAAAACCCCGATATAAAGGTATTACTGGATAGGGGAGAAATAGACGCCGCTCTGGTGCCAGAACCATGGGGCTCAAGGATGATAAAAGAAGTAAATGCCAACATAGTCCTGGACTACGACAGTATATTGAATAACGGAAATTACGCCACTGCTGTAGTAATAGCAAGAAAGGAGTTCATAAAAGAACACCCGGATATAGTAGAAAAGTTTCTAAAAACCCATGTAGAACTGACCGAATTTATAAACAATAATCGGGAAAAAGCAATGGAGATTGTAAACAGCCAATTAAACGAGTTGACAAAAAAGCCTTTGTCAGAAGACATACTCACCAGCTCATTTAACAGGCTTAAGATAACTTATGACCCTGAAAGAAACTCTGTGGTAGACTTTGTAAATCTATCACTGGATACCGGCTTTTTAAAACAAAAA
- a CDS encoding L-ribulose-5-phosphate 4-epimerase, whose amino-acid sequence MLEELKERVWKMNLMLPKNNLVTMTSGNVSGRDEKTGYVVIKPSGVLYDEMTPEDMVVVDLEGNVIEGRLKPSVDTATHLYVYRHREDVMGIVHTHSPYATSFAALGRPIPVYLTAIADEFGGPIPVGPYARIGEEEIGKAIVKYIGDSPAILMKNHGVFTIGKSPEAAVKAAVMVEDVAKTVHLALLLGQPDEIPEEEVKRAHERYMTKYGQG is encoded by the coding sequence ATGCTTGAGGAGTTAAAAGAACGGGTATGGAAAATGAATCTTATGTTGCCAAAGAACAACCTCGTCACCATGACCAGCGGCAACGTCAGCGGTCGGGACGAGAAGACGGGGTATGTAGTCATAAAGCCCAGCGGCGTGTTATACGATGAGATGACCCCTGAGGACATGGTGGTAGTGGACCTTGAGGGAAATGTGATAGAAGGCAGGTTAAAGCCGTCAGTGGATACGGCGACGCACTTATACGTGTACAGGCACAGGGAAGACGTTATGGGAATTGTGCACACCCATTCGCCGTACGCTACTAGCTTTGCTGCTTTGGGCAGGCCTATACCTGTTTACCTCACGGCCATTGCCGATGAATTTGGCGGTCCTATACCGGTAGGACCTTATGCGCGAATAGGGGAGGAAGAGATAGGCAAGGCCATAGTTAAGTATATAGGGGACAGCCCTGCTATCCTGATGAAAAATCATGGGGTGTTTACAATAGGGAAGTCTCCTGAGGCAGCGGTTAAAGCTGCTGTTATGGTGGAGGATGTGGCCAAAACAGTGCATCTGGCATTGCTTTTAGGTCAGCCTGATGAAATACCTGAAGAAGAGGTTAAGAGGGCCCACGAAAGGTATATGACAAAGTACGGGCAGGGTTGA